In Pseudoxanthomonas sp., one genomic interval encodes:
- a CDS encoding REP-associated tyrosine transposase: MVDYRRYRVPGGTFFFTHMLADRTATMLVDHVGELRAAMRVVRERHPFSLLAIVILPDHLHAVMRLPAGDDRYSMRWRLIKREFTVRLRDKGVALPSRGDGERSPWARRFWESTLRDADSLARRIDYVHFNPVKHGYVTRVAAWPHSSFHAFVARGVLPIDWAGGREGAPAPSGD; this comes from the coding sequence ATGGTCGACTATCGCCGATACCGCGTCCCGGGAGGGACGTTCTTCTTCACCCACATGCTGGCCGACCGCACGGCCACCATGCTGGTCGATCATGTCGGCGAACTGCGGGCCGCCATGCGCGTTGTGCGCGAGCGCCATCCTTTTTCGTTGCTCGCCATCGTCATCCTCCCGGATCACCTTCATGCCGTCATGCGGCTGCCTGCTGGCGACGACCGCTACTCGATGCGCTGGAGATTGATCAAGCGTGAATTCACCGTACGTCTGCGCGACAAGGGTGTCGCGTTACCGTCGCGCGGCGACGGCGAGCGCAGCCCGTGGGCGCGGCGTTTCTGGGAGTCGACCCTCCGCGATGCGGACAGTCTGGCGCGTCGCATCGACTACGTGCACTTCAATCCGGTCAAGCACGGATACGTCACGCGCGTGGCGGCCTGGCCACACTCGTCGTTCCACGCATTCGTGGCGCGGGGGGTGTTGCCGATCGACTGGGCAGGTGGCCGCGAAGGAGCGCCGGCGCCAAGCGGCGATTAG
- the hutU gene encoding urocanate hydratase, with protein MSDPRHDPSRVIRAPRGATLTCKSWLSEAPYRMLQNNLDAEVAEDPTSLVVYGGIGRAARDWACYDAILTSLRELDDNETLLVQSGKPVGVFPTHPDAPRVLIANSNLVPHWATWEHFNELDRKGLMMYGQMTAGSWIYIGSQGIVQGTYETFVEMGRQHYGGDLTGKWILTAGLGGMGGAQPLAAALAGASSLNIECRQSSIDMRLRTRYVDEQATDLDDALARIAKYTAAGEAKSIALLGNAAEILPELVKRGVRPDAVTDQTSAHDPVHGYLPIGWTVAQWLAEQRVEPERVRDAAKQSMRVHVEAMLAFQRMGVPTFDYGNNIRQMAFDQGLKNAFDFPGFVPAYVRPLFCRGVGPFRWVALSGDPEDIYRTDAKVKELIPDDAHLHRWLDMARERISFQGLPARICWVGLGLRHKLGLAFNEMVRNGELKAPVVIGRDHLDSGSVASPNRETEAMKDGSDAVSDWPLLNAMLNVAGGATWVSLHHGGGVGMGYSQHSGVVIVCDGTEEADKRIARVLWNDPGTGVMRHADAGYDIAVQCAKEQGLKLPMV; from the coding sequence ATGTCCGATCCCCGCCACGACCCGTCCCGCGTCATCCGCGCCCCGCGCGGCGCCACGCTCACCTGCAAGTCCTGGCTTAGTGAGGCGCCGTACCGGATGCTGCAGAACAACCTGGATGCCGAGGTCGCGGAAGATCCGACCTCGCTGGTGGTCTACGGCGGCATCGGCCGCGCCGCGCGCGACTGGGCCTGCTACGACGCCATCCTGACGTCGCTGCGCGAACTCGACGACAACGAGACGCTGCTGGTGCAGTCCGGCAAGCCGGTCGGCGTGTTTCCCACGCACCCCGATGCACCACGCGTGCTGATCGCCAATTCCAATCTGGTGCCGCACTGGGCCACGTGGGAACACTTCAACGAACTCGACCGCAAGGGCCTGATGATGTACGGCCAGATGACCGCCGGTTCGTGGATCTACATCGGCAGCCAGGGCATCGTGCAGGGCACCTACGAAACCTTCGTCGAGATGGGGCGCCAGCACTACGGCGGCGACCTGACCGGCAAGTGGATCCTCACCGCCGGTCTGGGCGGCATGGGCGGCGCGCAGCCGCTGGCCGCGGCGCTGGCCGGCGCCAGTTCGCTCAACATCGAATGCCGCCAGTCCAGCATCGACATGCGCCTGCGCACGCGCTACGTGGACGAACAGGCCACCGACCTCGACGACGCGCTCGCGCGCATCGCCAAGTACACCGCCGCCGGCGAGGCGAAGTCCATCGCGCTGCTCGGCAATGCCGCGGAAATCCTGCCGGAACTGGTCAAGCGCGGCGTGCGTCCGGATGCGGTCACCGACCAGACCAGCGCGCACGATCCGGTGCACGGCTACCTGCCGATCGGCTGGACGGTGGCGCAGTGGCTGGCCGAACAGAGGGTCGAACCCGAGCGCGTGCGCGACGCCGCCAAGCAATCCATGCGCGTGCACGTAGAAGCGATGCTCGCGTTCCAGCGGATGGGCGTGCCGACGTTCGACTACGGCAACAACATCCGCCAGATGGCGTTCGACCAGGGCCTGAAGAACGCGTTCGACTTCCCCGGTTTCGTGCCCGCCTACGTGCGTCCGCTGTTCTGCCGCGGCGTGGGCCCGTTCCGCTGGGTCGCGCTGAGCGGCGATCCCGAGGACATCTACAGGACCGATGCCAAGGTCAAGGAACTGATTCCCGACGACGCGCACCTGCACCGTTGGCTGGACATGGCGCGCGAGCGCATCAGCTTCCAGGGCCTGCCGGCGCGCATCTGCTGGGTCGGCCTGGGCCTGCGCCACAAACTCGGCCTGGCGTTCAACGAGATGGTCCGCAACGGCGAACTGAAGGCGCCGGTGGTGATCGGCCGCGATCATCTGGACAGCGGCAGCGTGGCCTCGCCCAACCGCGAGACCGAAGCGATGAAGGACGGCAGCGATGCCGTCAGCGACTGGCCGCTGTTGAACGCGATGTTGAACGTCGCCGGCGGCGCCACCTGGGTGTCGCTGCACCACGGCGGCGGCGTAGGCATGGGCTATTCGCAGCACTCCGGCGTGGTCATCGTCTGCGATGGCACCGAAGAAGCGGACAAGCGCATCGCCCGCGTGTTGTGGAATGACCCCGGCACCGGCGTGATGCGCCATGCCGACGCCGGCTACGACATCGCCGTGCAGTGCGCGAAGGAGCAGGGGTTGAAGCTGCCGATGGTGTGA
- a CDS encoding ThuA domain-containing protein, which yields MNLFRILSTGLLAALLMAVTPTFAAPPDRVLVFTKTAGFRHDAIPTAVATLKALAADAGMVADHTEDAQAFTAANLARYRVVVFASTTGDVLDNRQQAAMETFVRNGGGFLGIHAAADTEYDWPWYGQLVGAYFKNHPPGLQSTHVQPERDATPAGERWTVTDELYNYRANPRPQVRVIATVDEREYAGGEMGVDHPIAWCHAFDGGRSWYTGLGHEATVYDDANFIAQLRRGLAYAAGHADGC from the coding sequence ATGAACCTGTTTCGTATCCTGTCCACCGGCCTGCTTGCGGCCCTCCTGATGGCCGTGACGCCGACCTTCGCGGCGCCACCGGATCGCGTCCTGGTCTTCACCAAGACCGCCGGCTTCCGCCACGACGCCATTCCCACCGCCGTGGCGACGCTGAAAGCGCTGGCGGCCGACGCCGGCATGGTGGCAGACCACACCGAAGACGCGCAGGCGTTCACCGCCGCCAATCTGGCGCGCTACCGCGTGGTGGTGTTCGCCAGCACCACCGGCGACGTGTTGGACAACCGCCAGCAGGCGGCGATGGAAACGTTCGTGCGCAACGGCGGCGGCTTCCTCGGCATCCACGCGGCGGCGGATACCGAATACGACTGGCCGTGGTACGGCCAGCTGGTCGGCGCCTACTTCAAGAACCATCCGCCGGGGCTGCAGTCCACGCACGTGCAGCCCGAACGCGACGCCACGCCGGCGGGCGAGCGCTGGACGGTCACCGACGAGCTGTACAACTACCGTGCGAATCCGCGGCCGCAGGTACGCGTCATCGCCACGGTAGATGAACGCGAATACGCAGGCGGCGAGATGGGCGTCGATCACCCGATCGCGTGGTGCCATGCCTTCGACGGGGGCCGCAGCTGGTACACCGGACTGGGTCACGAGGCAACGGTATACGACGATGCGAACTTCATCGCGCAGCTCCGTCGCGGTCTGGCGTACGCGGCAGGGCATGCGGACGGCTGCTGA
- a CDS encoding nuclear transport factor 2 family protein: MTAAVRRSSLLLLWLLAGSLQAAPAQTQHQAECEVWQRELSFARSVADHDAAAFAEHLHPQAVFGVSGKPARGREAITREWASLIDGSALILRWYPAVVTLGGDGRTAYSSGPALYEDPKTGAARLGRFGSVWQRGDDGVWRVLLDDGITPQPADAAAVGRFHDGYRAACPDA; the protein is encoded by the coding sequence ATGACAGCCGCCGTCCGACGTTCGTCGTTGCTCCTCCTCTGGCTGTTGGCCGGCAGCCTGCAGGCCGCGCCGGCGCAGACGCAGCACCAGGCCGAATGCGAGGTCTGGCAGCGTGAACTGAGCTTCGCCCGCTCGGTCGCCGACCACGACGCGGCCGCCTTCGCCGAGCACCTGCATCCGCAGGCGGTGTTCGGCGTCAGCGGCAAGCCCGCGCGCGGACGCGAGGCGATCACCCGCGAGTGGGCCAGCCTGATCGACGGCTCCGCCCTGATCCTGCGCTGGTACCCGGCCGTGGTGACGCTGGGTGGCGACGGCCGCACGGCCTATTCCAGCGGTCCGGCGCTGTACGAGGATCCGAAGACCGGAGCGGCCCGGCTCGGCCGCTTCGGCTCGGTGTGGCAACGCGGCGACGACGGCGTCTGGCGCGTGCTGTTGGACGACGGCATCACGCCGCAGCCGGCCGACGCTGCCGCAGTGGGGCGCTTCCACGACGGGTATCGCGCCGCCTGCCCGGACGCCTGA
- a CDS encoding ectonucleotide pyrophosphatase/phosphodiesterase, whose amino-acid sequence MHLPLVRGAWLAMLLCLVACSSPARRPDAVTAAADAPTLLLVSIDGLRADIPGSGRMPTLDALFAQGARAAWVNPSYPTLTFPNHYTLVTGLRPDRHGIVHNDLQDPQLGRFESKKASGRDGRFWGGEPIWVGAQRAGLKTATMFWPGSEAEIAGRRPDHWRAFNAAITPSQRVAEVLAWLDLPPTERPRFITLYLEQYDVAAHAAGTFSPQASEAMQQIDAALATLLHGLDARGLRATTNLVVLSDHGMADVRTSDTAYLDDVVPEAMFSWASLGPVAHITPRSGHEAEVARRLVGRHDHYACWNRDALPPAWHYGRSPRVAPIVCQSDTGWRLQLRRHPLPKQALKGEHGFAPEDPQMRAFFVASGPDFVGGTQLPAFDNVDVYPLLAHLLRIPAAPNDGTLDTFAPALTPRADTVH is encoded by the coding sequence ATGCACCTGCCACTCGTCAGGGGGGCCTGGCTGGCGATGCTGCTGTGCCTGGTCGCCTGCAGTTCTCCCGCGCGGCGTCCCGATGCCGTCACTGCCGCCGCCGATGCACCCACCCTGCTGCTGGTCTCGATCGACGGCCTGCGCGCCGACATCCCGGGCAGTGGACGCATGCCGACGCTCGATGCGCTGTTCGCGCAGGGCGCGCGTGCGGCCTGGGTCAATCCGTCCTATCCCACGCTGACGTTCCCGAATCACTACACGCTGGTGACCGGACTGCGTCCCGACCGGCACGGCATCGTCCACAACGACCTGCAGGACCCGCAGCTCGGCCGGTTCGAGTCGAAGAAGGCCTCCGGGCGCGATGGTCGCTTCTGGGGTGGCGAGCCGATCTGGGTGGGCGCGCAGCGCGCCGGCCTGAAGACCGCGACCATGTTCTGGCCCGGCTCCGAGGCTGAAATCGCCGGCAGGCGACCGGACCACTGGCGTGCGTTCAATGCCGCCATCACCCCCTCGCAGCGCGTGGCCGAAGTGCTGGCCTGGCTGGACCTGCCGCCGACGGAACGGCCGCGCTTCATCACCCTGTACCTGGAGCAGTACGACGTGGCCGCGCATGCCGCCGGCACGTTCTCGCCGCAGGCCAGCGAGGCCATGCAGCAGATCGACGCCGCGCTCGCCACGTTGCTGCACGGGCTGGACGCGCGCGGGCTGCGGGCCACCACCAACCTGGTGGTGCTGTCCGACCACGGCATGGCCGATGTGCGCACGTCCGACACGGCGTATCTCGACGATGTGGTGCCCGAGGCGATGTTCTCGTGGGCGTCGCTGGGACCGGTGGCCCACATCACGCCGCGCAGCGGGCACGAAGCCGAGGTGGCACGACGCCTGGTCGGCCGCCACGACCACTACGCCTGCTGGAACCGCGACGCCCTGCCGCCCGCCTGGCATTACGGCCGCAGCCCGCGCGTAGCGCCCATCGTCTGCCAGTCCGACACCGGTTGGCGCCTGCAGCTGCGCCGGCATCCCCTGCCGAAGCAGGCCCTCAAGGGTGAGCATGGCTTTGCGCCGGAGGATCCGCAGATGCGTGCGTTCTTCGTCGCCTCGGGCCCGGATTTCGTGGGCGGCACGCAGCTGCCCGCCTTCGACAACGTCGACGTCTATCCGCTGCTGGCCCATCTGCTGCGCATCCCTGCTGCACCGAACGACGGCACGCTGGACACGTTCGCGCCGGCGCTGACGCCACGGGCAGACACCGTGCATTGA
- a CDS encoding DNA-3-methyladenine glycosylase 2 family protein, with the protein MADTTALPDPRVCEQARLSRDARFDGLFFTAVTSTRIYCRPVCPAPAPKPSNIVYYRHAAAAEAAGFRPCLRCRPELAPGDGAWRRGDDTVARALKLIEQGALVDAPLATLADKVGLGERQLRRLFSDRLGATPNQVHGTRRLLFAKQLLTETTLPITQVALAAGFGSLTRFNTAFREEYRMAPRDLRRRDMPPANDGVTLRLGYRPPYDLAAMLDFLRGRALPGVEVVDERSYRRVIGTTEAPGWLRVSAWGDGAHALRLELHGAAPAQLLGIVQRLRRMFDLDADPLVIAQALGHDARLRPLLDARPGLRLPSGWDGFEIAVRAVIGQQVSVAAARTLTARLAQRHGTPLSQAFGGLTHLFPTPEALVDVDLTALGLTRARADTIRGLSRALLDGRVDFHPERTLEAFTARWVALPGIGPWTAHYMAMRALGHPDAFPADDLVLQKAVPTDGTRMTAKALTARAEAWRPWRAYAVIHVWKDSMAASRSPAVVGAT; encoded by the coding sequence CTGGCCGACACCACCGCCCTGCCCGATCCGCGCGTCTGCGAACAGGCGCGACTGAGCCGCGATGCGCGCTTCGACGGCCTGTTCTTCACCGCCGTCACCAGTACGCGCATCTATTGCCGGCCGGTCTGTCCGGCCCCCGCGCCGAAGCCGTCGAACATCGTCTATTACCGCCATGCCGCGGCGGCCGAAGCCGCGGGTTTCCGCCCCTGCCTGCGCTGCCGGCCGGAACTGGCGCCGGGCGACGGTGCGTGGCGCCGCGGCGACGACACGGTGGCCCGTGCCCTGAAGCTGATCGAACAGGGCGCACTGGTCGATGCCCCCCTCGCGACGCTGGCGGACAAGGTGGGGCTGGGCGAACGGCAGCTGCGCCGGCTCTTCAGCGACCGCCTGGGCGCGACGCCGAACCAAGTGCATGGCACGCGCCGGCTGTTGTTCGCCAAGCAGTTGCTGACCGAGACGACGCTGCCCATCACGCAGGTCGCGCTGGCGGCCGGCTTCGGCAGCCTGACCCGCTTCAACACCGCGTTCCGCGAGGAGTACCGCATGGCGCCGCGCGACCTGCGCAGGCGCGACATGCCCCCCGCGAACGACGGCGTCACGCTGAGGCTGGGCTACCGTCCGCCGTATGACCTGGCCGCGATGCTGGATTTCCTGCGCGGGCGTGCGTTGCCCGGCGTGGAAGTGGTGGACGAGCGCAGCTACCGGCGCGTGATCGGCACGACCGAAGCACCCGGCTGGTTGCGCGTCAGCGCGTGGGGCGACGGTGCGCATGCGTTGCGGCTGGAACTGCACGGCGCGGCGCCGGCGCAGTTGCTGGGCATCGTGCAACGCCTGCGCCGCATGTTCGACCTGGATGCGGATCCGCTGGTCATCGCACAGGCACTGGGCCACGACGCGCGCCTGCGCCCGCTGCTGGACGCCCGCCCCGGGCTGCGGCTGCCGAGCGGCTGGGACGGTTTCGAGATCGCGGTGCGCGCGGTGATCGGCCAGCAGGTCAGCGTGGCGGCGGCGCGCACGCTGACCGCGCGCTTGGCGCAACGGCACGGCACGCCGCTGTCGCAGGCGTTCGGCGGACTGACGCACCTGTTCCCCACGCCGGAGGCGCTGGTCGACGTCGACCTGACCGCGCTGGGCCTGACGCGCGCCCGCGCAGACACCATCCGCGGACTGTCGCGCGCATTGCTGGATGGCCGCGTCGACTTCCATCCGGAACGCACGCTGGAGGCGTTCACCGCACGGTGGGTGGCCCTGCCCGGCATCGGCCCGTGGACGGCGCATTACATGGCCATGCGCGCGCTCGGCCATCCGGATGCCTTCCCCGCCGACGACCTGGTGCTGCAGAAAGCCGTGCCGACCGATGGCACGCGCATGACCGCGAAGGCGTTGACCGCGCGCGCGGAAGCATGGCGACCTTGGCGGGCGTACGCGGTGATCCATGTCTGGAAGGACAGCATGGCGGCGAGCAGATCCCCGGCGGTTGTAGGAGCGACGTGA
- a CDS encoding methylated-DNA--[protein]-cysteine S-methyltransferase gives MRSRLTSLLQLIPSMIFYRHLDSPVGILTIAATDAGLHAIEFPRNRHAASRDAWQEGDHALLDRAARQLDEYFAAERRAFDLPLAPRGTDFQRMVWRTLAGIGYGETISYAQLAQRVGRPTAMRAVGAANGRNPLPIVLPCHRVIGADGSLTGFGGGLPTKQFLLQLEGALPKADDLFG, from the coding sequence ATGCGGTCGCGACTGACGTCGCTCCTACAGCTAATTCCATCCATGATCTTCTACCGCCACCTCGACAGCCCGGTCGGCATTCTCACCATCGCCGCAACCGATGCAGGCCTGCACGCGATCGAATTCCCGCGCAATCGCCATGCTGCGTCGCGCGATGCGTGGCAGGAGGGCGACCACGCGCTGCTCGATCGCGCCGCGCGCCAGCTCGACGAATACTTCGCCGCGGAACGACGCGCATTCGATCTTCCCTTGGCCCCGCGCGGCACCGATTTCCAGCGCATGGTATGGAGGACGCTGGCCGGCATCGGCTACGGCGAAACGATCAGCTATGCGCAACTCGCGCAGCGTGTCGGCAGACCGACTGCGATGCGCGCGGTCGGCGCGGCGAACGGACGCAACCCGCTGCCGATCGTGCTGCCCTGCCATCGCGTGATAGGCGCGGATGGATCGCTGACCGGCTTCGGCGGCGGCCTGCCGACCAAGCAGTTCCTGCTGCAGCTCGAAGGGGCGCTGCCGAAGGCGGACGACCTGTTCGGCTGA
- a CDS encoding LytTR family DNA-binding domain-containing protein: MNPVTALIAEDEAPQRRALQQQLRAAWPALDVVAVCEDGVSALDAVARHRPRVAFLDIRMPGVSGLDVARQVVAHGGLVVFTTAYEDYAIRAFEAGAADYLLKPVQDARLEQAVARVQERLAEARTPDLRALIDDLEARLRPQGDRLIRWITASVGDSVRMIPIDEVLFFQAQDKYVRVVTAADEAIIRMPLKDLLCGLDPDVFWQVHRGVLVRVQAIDRVRKDELGRHQLSVKGRDDVLPVSAAFQQRFRGM; encoded by the coding sequence ATGAATCCCGTCACCGCGCTGATCGCCGAAGACGAAGCCCCGCAGCGGCGCGCCCTGCAGCAGCAGTTGCGCGCCGCGTGGCCGGCGCTGGACGTGGTGGCGGTCTGCGAGGACGGCGTGTCCGCACTGGACGCGGTCGCGCGGCACCGGCCGCGGGTGGCCTTCCTCGACATCCGCATGCCGGGCGTGAGCGGACTGGACGTGGCGCGCCAGGTCGTCGCGCACGGTGGCCTGGTCGTGTTCACCACGGCCTACGAGGACTACGCGATCCGCGCCTTCGAGGCCGGCGCCGCGGATTACCTGCTCAAGCCGGTGCAGGATGCACGCCTGGAACAGGCGGTGGCACGCGTGCAGGAGCGGCTCGCCGAGGCGCGCACGCCGGACCTGCGCGCCCTGATCGACGACCTGGAGGCGCGCCTGCGCCCGCAGGGCGACCGCCTGATCCGCTGGATCACCGCCAGTGTCGGCGACAGCGTGCGCATGATTCCGATCGACGAGGTGCTGTTCTTCCAGGCGCAGGACAAGTACGTGCGCGTGGTGACCGCCGCCGACGAGGCCATCATCCGCATGCCGTTGAAGGACCTGCTGTGCGGACTGGACCCGGACGTGTTCTGGCAGGTGCACCGCGGCGTACTGGTCCGCGTGCAGGCGATCGACCGCGTGCGCAAGGACGAACTCGGCCGCCACCAGCTGAGCGTCAAGGGGCGCGACGATGTGCTGCCGGTCAGTGCGGCGTTCCAGCAGCGTTTCCGTGGCATGTAG
- a CDS encoding sensor histidine kinase has protein sequence MERTYPLRQKLPAEVLVGGNAVWSRYRQYPVFGLRWLLGRSLLFCSVIAVVAAFIGAGTGVAMQDPGIAVRVGVTQFVAFSLMATLGPALATAVRHRGLPLAWERKAVVVAVLSGMVLSFFIDRVASSYIDQLVRPGLAAAGLAVKPPVLSPVVKAVGLAINVAALVVIYGLFGGGLALRAYFSEHRRWDEHRHVRELSALETRVHDADLRLGVLQAQVEPHFLFNTLASVRALVRQDPAQAEATLDALVDFLRATIPKFRDDRGLHATLGQQLDLCASYLALMQIRMGGRLAYAVQADEALRALPFPPSLLITLVENAIKHGIEPRPGPGRIEVTAEQDGDRLHVRVSDDGAGLRTGPSTGVGLANVREQLAARYGNRARFSLATRPDGRGVCAEIVVPSGVPA, from the coding sequence ATGGAGCGAACCTATCCGCTTCGGCAGAAGCTGCCCGCCGAGGTGCTGGTCGGCGGCAACGCGGTATGGAGCCGTTACCGCCAGTACCCCGTGTTCGGCCTGCGCTGGCTGCTCGGGCGCAGCCTGCTGTTCTGCAGCGTGATCGCGGTCGTCGCCGCGTTCATCGGCGCGGGCACCGGTGTGGCGATGCAGGACCCCGGCATCGCGGTGCGGGTCGGTGTGACCCAGTTCGTCGCCTTCAGCCTGATGGCCACGCTGGGTCCGGCGCTGGCCACGGCAGTACGCCATCGCGGTCTGCCGCTGGCGTGGGAACGCAAGGCGGTGGTGGTCGCAGTGCTGTCCGGCATGGTGCTCAGCTTCTTCATCGATCGCGTGGCATCGTCCTACATCGATCAGCTGGTCAGGCCGGGACTCGCGGCGGCCGGCCTCGCGGTGAAACCTCCCGTCCTGTCGCCCGTCGTGAAGGCGGTGGGGCTGGCGATCAACGTGGCGGCGCTGGTGGTGATCTATGGCCTGTTCGGCGGCGGACTCGCCCTGCGCGCCTATTTCAGCGAGCACCGCCGCTGGGACGAGCACCGTCATGTCCGCGAACTGAGTGCGCTCGAAACCCGCGTGCACGACGCCGACCTGCGCCTGGGCGTGCTGCAGGCGCAGGTGGAGCCGCACTTCCTGTTCAACACGCTGGCGTCGGTGCGCGCCCTGGTGCGGCAGGACCCGGCGCAGGCGGAAGCGACCCTCGACGCGCTGGTCGACTTCCTGCGCGCCACGATTCCCAAGTTCCGCGATGACCGTGGCCTGCATGCGACGCTGGGCCAGCAGCTCGATCTCTGCGCGAGCTACCTGGCGCTCATGCAGATACGCATGGGCGGCCGGCTGGCGTATGCGGTGCAGGCCGACGAGGCATTGCGCGCCCTGCCGTTCCCGCCGTCGCTGCTGATCACGCTCGTCGAGAACGCCATCAAGCACGGCATCGAACCGCGGCCCGGACCCGGGCGCATCGAGGTGACGGCCGAACAGGACGGCGACAGGTTGCATGTGCGCGTCAGCGACGACGGGGCCGGCCTGCGCACGGGACCGAGTACCGGGGTCGGCCTTGCGAACGTGCGCGAACAGTTGGCGGCGCGCTACGGAAACCGGGCGAGGTTCTCGCTGGCCACGCGCCCGGACGGTCGCGGTGTCTGCGCCGAGATCGTCGTGCCGTCGGGTGTGCCCGCATGA
- a CDS encoding serine hydrolase, whose amino-acid sequence MPYAHSLALALAIASGSAHAMNDAALADLVGQRLHGDRTGACMAVAVIENGTVARTFQCADPNEAARIGPDSAFEIGSVSKTMTAALLADLIQQGKGSLDDPLSAWLPPGTKLPDYQGRPILLRHVVTHTSGLPALPSRMGAPDMADPYARLDEATLLASLGDVTLDAAPGTAFEYSNFASMVLSYAIARRAGTDLETLLKQRLFAPLGMRHAYLDAAPAGVRAAVGHTPDRRPASAWHFPTDLAGVGGVRATLDDMVRYVQGQLGVRATAISPALQASQQKLSHAPPMTMNWMLMPVGDRMVHVHEGGTGGFSSFVSFDKEMQRGVVILSDTTWNSIGSLGSLGLHLVDARFPLGQPRRETRPEAALLDGLVGEYRLASGMKMTLRRHGDALEIVPAGQGAYVMGYDTAGDFYPRGFDAVLRPQRTAAGTSFVWMQMGAALPATRIDATSGKTAPEIDAATLRGYEGEYPLVPGFALSVKAQGGTLTIQGTGQPALPVQAVEPDVFVMDAVGAEIRFERDAAGNVVALTLKQAGQQLRGERK is encoded by the coding sequence ATGCCCTACGCACACAGCCTTGCCCTGGCGCTGGCCATCGCCAGCGGCTCCGCCCACGCGATGAACGACGCGGCGCTCGCCGACCTCGTCGGCCAGCGACTGCATGGCGACCGCACCGGCGCCTGCATGGCGGTGGCCGTGATCGAAAACGGCACCGTCGCCCGCACCTTCCAGTGCGCGGACCCGAACGAGGCCGCACGCATCGGCCCGGACAGCGCGTTCGAGATCGGCTCGGTCAGCAAGACCATGACGGCCGCGTTGCTGGCCGACCTGATCCAGCAGGGCAAGGGGTCGCTCGACGATCCGCTGTCGGCCTGGTTGCCGCCCGGCACGAAGCTGCCGGACTACCAGGGCAGACCGATCCTGTTGCGGCATGTCGTCACGCATACCTCCGGCCTGCCGGCGTTGCCGTCGCGCATGGGTGCGCCGGACATGGCCGATCCGTACGCAAGGCTCGACGAAGCCACGCTGCTCGCCTCGCTCGGCGACGTCACGCTCGACGCCGCGCCCGGCACCGCGTTCGAGTACTCCAACTTCGCTTCGATGGTGCTGTCGTACGCCATCGCGCGGCGAGCGGGCACCGACCTGGAGACGCTGCTGAAGCAGCGCCTGTTCGCACCGCTCGGCATGCGGCACGCCTATCTCGATGCCGCACCGGCCGGCGTCCGCGCCGCAGTGGGTCACACACCGGACAGGCGGCCGGCATCCGCCTGGCACTTTCCGACCGACCTCGCCGGCGTGGGCGGCGTGCGCGCGACCCTCGACGACATGGTGCGTTACGTGCAGGGCCAGCTCGGCGTGCGGGCGACGGCGATTTCCCCGGCCCTGCAGGCCTCGCAGCAGAAGCTGTCCCATGCGCCGCCGATGACGATGAACTGGATGCTGATGCCGGTGGGCGACCGCATGGTGCACGTCCATGAGGGCGGCACCGGCGGCTTCTCGTCGTTCGTGTCGTTCGACAAGGAAATGCAGCGCGGCGTGGTGATCCTGTCGGATACCACGTGGAACTCGATCGGAAGCCTCGGCTCGCTGGGCCTGCATCTGGTCGACGCCCGCTTTCCGCTCGGCCAGCCGCGCCGCGAGACCAGGCCGGAGGCGGCGTTGCTCGACGGCCTGGTGGGCGAGTACCGGCTCGCCAGCGGCATGAAGATGACGTTGCGCCGCCACGGCGATGCGCTGGAGATCGTCCCGGCGGGTCAGGGGGCGTACGTGATGGGTTACGACACTGCCGGCGATTTCTATCCGCGTGGGTTCGACGCCGTGCTGCGACCGCAGCGCACGGCGGCCGGCACCTCGTTCGTGTGGATGCAGATGGGGGCCGCGCTGCCGGCCACCCGCATCGATGCCACCTCCGGCAAGACCGCACCCGAGATCGATGCCGCCACGTTGCGCGGCTACGAGGGCGAGTATCCGCTCGTGCCGGGCTTCGCGCTCAGCGTGAAGGCGCAGGGCGGGACGCTGACCATCCAGGGCACGGGCCAACCCGCCTTGCCGGTGCAGGCGGTCGAGCCGGATGTCTTCGTCATGGACGCGGTGGGCGCGGAAATCCGCTTCGAGCGCGATGCGGCCGGCAACGTCGTGGCGCTGACCCTGAAGCAGGCGGGCCAGCAGCTGCGCGGGGAAAGGAAGTGA